From uncultured Desulfobacter sp.:
CGCCAACGGCCATATTGCACTTTTCATGGGCAAAAAGAACTGTAGAGCTGATGGACTGGTAGCCGCCGCCGGCAGGATTGGTGCCGTAAATAGCCGCGAGTACGGGGATACCCTCCTGCTCAAGTTCCGCATGCCTGAAAAACGGGGTGCCGGAGCCCCTTCTGTTGGCATAAAATTTTTCCTGCTCGGTGAGCTTGGCCCCGCTGCAATTCACCAGCCAGACCAATGGGATATTCAGCCTTTTTGAAAGGTCTGTGGCCCTGAGAATGTTCTCGGACTGGCCGGCCAGCCAGGCACCGGCCATAACCTTGTTGTCAAAACCGATCACAACGGCCCATTTACCTGCAATTTTTCCAAGGCCGTCAATGACATTGGTGGTGCCCTCAACATTATCCGCAGGGTTAAAAAGCGTATGAAGCGGCGTCCAGGAACCCGGGTCCACGATATATTCCAGGCGCTGCCATACGGTCATCTGACCACGCTGATTAATTTTTTCTTCGGGAAGGCCTGCGTTTTTAACTTCGTCCACGGCGGCCAAGATCTGTTTTTCGGCTTCAAGCACCTGCTCATAGTTATTCTGGGTGCGTTTGATGGTCCCTTTTTTGAGTGCTTTGCCAAAAGGCGCCATGTTTTCAAAATAGGATTTCATTTGTTTTTCCTTTGACGTCTATAGTTCATGACAAATGAATTGATACCCTGTTTTGCTCTTAATCTTGCTCTTGCTCCAAGTTATGAATTCGAGCAAGAGCAAGATTAAGAGCAAGGGCAAGAAAAATAGTATCGCTTCATTTGCTACAATCTATAATCGACGCCTAATCAATAATGGCTAACAGATCATCCTCTTCCACAGCATCCCCCTCCTTGACGGCAATCTTTGACACAGTGCCGGAACAGGGCGCAAATATGGGGGTTTCCATTTTCATGGCTTCGATAACCAGAATTTCGTCATCTTCTTCTATTGCCGCGCCCGGTTCAACGCTTAAGCTGACAATCTTTCCTGACAGGGGTGCTAATACGTCTTCAGACATGTATATCTCCTTTTTTAAAAAATTATCTATTCGCTTTTCTGATACCCAGCTGATCCAGGGCAATAATCCACTTGCAGATATTTGCGGAACCTTCCACCATGGCATAGGTGGGTGCATCCCGGTAATAGCGGGCCACGGGGTATTCAGTTGAATAGCCGTAAGCACCCATAATCCTCATGGCATAGTTGGCGCATTTATAAGCCGTTTCGCCGGCCATGTATTTGGCCATGGCCACATCCATGCCGTTGTTCAGTCGGCCCTGGTCCTTGGCCCATGCGGCTT
This genomic window contains:
- a CDS encoding acetyl-CoA carboxylase biotin carboxyl carrier protein subunit, which translates into the protein MSEDVLAPLSGKIVSLSVEPGAAIEEDDEILVIEAMKMETPIFAPCSGTVSKIAVKEGDAVEEDDLLAIID